The Streptomyces sp. NL15-2K genome contains a region encoding:
- a CDS encoding 3-hydroxybutyrate dehydrogenase, whose translation MTARSALPAPSAMTLDLEGRTALVTGAAGGIGRACALRLAAAGAKVRAIDRDAAGLEALAEQARDLAGSLEPHVLDLTDLDAAELAAAGTDVLVNNAGLQLVRPLEEFPPDVFHTVLTVMLEAPFRLIRGALPHMYGQGWGRIVNVSSVHGLRASAYKSAYVAAKHGLEGLSKTAALEGAPHGVTSNCVNPAYVRTPLVEQQLADQARTHGIPEERVLTDVLLQDSAVKRLIEPEEVAEAMAYLCSPQASFVTGTSLVLDGGWTAH comes from the coding sequence ATGACCGCTCGCAGTGCCCTCCCTGCTCCCTCCGCCATGACGCTCGACCTCGAGGGCCGTACCGCCCTCGTCACCGGCGCCGCCGGCGGCATCGGCCGCGCCTGCGCGCTGCGGCTCGCGGCCGCCGGGGCCAAGGTGAGAGCGATCGACCGGGACGCCGCCGGTCTGGAGGCGCTGGCCGAGCAGGCACGGGACCTGGCGGGCAGCCTCGAGCCGCACGTCCTCGACCTCACCGACCTGGACGCCGCCGAACTCGCCGCCGCGGGAACCGACGTCCTGGTCAACAACGCCGGGCTGCAGCTGGTGCGCCCCCTCGAGGAGTTCCCGCCCGACGTCTTCCACACCGTGCTCACCGTGATGCTGGAGGCGCCCTTCCGGCTCATCCGCGGCGCCCTGCCCCACATGTACGGGCAGGGATGGGGCCGCATCGTGAACGTGTCCTCCGTCCACGGGCTGCGGGCCTCGGCGTACAAGTCGGCCTATGTGGCGGCCAAACACGGACTGGAAGGGCTGTCCAAGACGGCCGCGCTCGAAGGCGCGCCCCACGGTGTCACCTCCAACTGTGTGAACCCCGCCTATGTGCGCACCCCCCTGGTCGAGCAGCAGCTCGCCGACCAGGCACGGACGCACGGCATCCCCGAGGAGCGCGTGCTGACCGACGTGCTGCTCCAGGACAGCGCCGTCAAGCGGCTGATCGAACCGGAGGAGGTCGCCGAGGCCATGGCGTACCTGTGCAGCCCGCAGGCATCCTTCGTGACCGGGACCTCGCTCGTCCTCGACGGCGGCTGGACCGCGCATTGA
- a CDS encoding NUDIX domain-containing protein has product MATPDFIRTIRASVGHELLWLPGVSAVVLDDEGRVLLNRRTDTRKWSLIGGIPEPGEQPAACAVREVQEETGVHCVVERVLIVQALNPVTYDNGDVCQYMDISFRCRAVGGEARVNDDESLDVGWFAVDALPELNEFGVFRIKQALSDTPTWFEPMSSQ; this is encoded by the coding sequence ATGGCTACTCCTGATTTCATCCGTACCATCCGGGCATCCGTGGGACACGAGTTGCTGTGGCTGCCGGGAGTCAGCGCCGTCGTCCTCGACGACGAGGGCAGAGTGCTGCTCAACCGCCGCACCGACACCCGCAAGTGGTCGCTGATCGGCGGCATTCCGGAGCCGGGGGAGCAGCCGGCGGCCTGCGCCGTGCGGGAGGTGCAGGAGGAGACGGGCGTGCACTGCGTGGTGGAGCGGGTCCTCATCGTGCAGGCACTGAACCCCGTGACGTACGACAACGGCGATGTCTGCCAGTACATGGACATCTCGTTCCGCTGCCGGGCCGTCGGCGGCGAGGCCCGGGTCAACGACGACGAGTCGCTGGACGTGGGCTGGTTCGCCGTGGACGCTCTGCCGGAGCTGAACGAGTTCGGGGTCTTCCGGATCAAGCAGGCCCTGTCGGACACACCCACATGGTTCGAGCCCATGAGTTCCCAGTGA